The Listeria monocytogenes genome window below encodes:
- a CDS encoding invasion associated endopeptidase produces the protein MKKATIAATAGIAVTAFAAPTIASASTVVVEAGDTLWGIAQSKGTTVDAIKKANNLTTDKIVPGQKLQVTEVNEVAAEKTEKSVSATWLNVRTGAGVDNSIITSIKGGTKVTVETTESNGWHKITYNDGKTGFVNGKYLTDKVANTPVTTPEVKKEATTQQAAPAAETKTEVKQATQATTPAPKVVETKETPVVDQNATTHTVKSGDTIWALSVKYGVSVQDIMSWNNLSSSSIYVGQKLAIKQTANTATPKAEVKTEAPAAEKQAAPAVKENTNTNTATTEKKETATQQQTAPKAPTEAAKPAPAPSTNTNNNTSTPSKNTNTNTNTNTNTNTNTNTNANQGSSNNNSNSSASAIIAEAQKHLGKAYSWGGNGPTTFDCSGYTKYVFAKAGISLPRTSGAQYASTTRISESQAKPGDLVFFDYGSGISHVGIYVGNGQMINAQDNGVKYDNIHGSGWGKYLVGFGRV, from the coding sequence ATGAAAAAAGCAACTATCGCGGCTACAGCTGGGATTGCGGTAACAGCATTTGCTGCTCCAACAATCGCATCCGCAAGCACAGTAGTAGTAGAAGCTGGAGATACTCTTTGGGGTATCGCACAAAGTAAAGGGACTACTGTCGACGCAATTAAAAAAGCAAACAATTTAACAACTGATAAAATCGTACCAGGTCAAAAATTACAAGTAACTGAAGTAAATGAGGTTGCTGCTGAAAAAACAGAGAAATCTGTTAGCGCAACTTGGCTAAACGTCCGTACTGGCGCTGGTGTTGATAACAGTATTATTACGTCCATCAAAGGTGGCACTAAAGTAACTGTTGAAACAACAGAATCTAACGGCTGGCACAAAATTACTTACAATGATGGAAAAACTGGTTTCGTTAACGGTAAATACTTAACTGATAAAGTAGCAAACACTCCTGTAACAACACCAGAAGTGAAAAAAGAAGCTACTACTCAACAAGCTGCACCTGCTGCAGAAACAAAAACAGAAGTAAAACAAGCAACACAAGCAACAACACCTGCTCCTAAAGTGGTAGAAACTAAAGAAACTCCAGTAGTAGACCAAAACGCTACTACACACACTGTTAAAAGTGGTGACACAATTTGGGCTTTATCCGTAAAATATGGTGTATCAGTTCAAGACATTATGTCATGGAATAATTTATCTTCTTCTTCTATTTATGTAGGTCAAAAACTTGCTATTAAACAAACTGCTAATACAGCTACTCCAAAAGCAGAAGTGAAAACGGAAGCTCCAGCAGCTGAAAAACAAGCAGCACCAGCAGTTAAAGAAAATACAAATACAAACACAGCCACTACAGAGAAAAAAGAAACAGCTACACAACAACAAACAGCACCTAAAGCACCAACAGAAGCTGCGAAACCAGCTCCTGCACCATCGACGAATACAAATAATAATACAAGTACACCATCTAAAAATACAAACACAAATACAAACACAAACACAAATACAAATACAAACACGAACACAAATGCTAACCAAGGTTCTTCCAACAATAACAGCAATTCAAGTGCAAGTGCTATTATTGCTGAAGCTCAAAAACATCTTGGAAAAGCATATTCATGGGGTGGTAACGGACCAACTACATTTGATTGCTCTGGTTACACTAAATATGTATTTGCTAAAGCAGGAATCTCCCTTCCACGTACTTCTGGCGCACAATACGCTAGCACTACAAGAATCTCTGAATCTCAAGCAAAACCTGGTGATTTAGTATTCTTTGACTATGGTAGCGGAATTTCTCACGTTGGTATCTACGTTGGTAACGGTCAAATGATTAATGCACAAGACAATGGCGTTAAATACGATAACATCCACGGCTCTGGCTGGGGTAAATATCTAGTTGGCTTCGGTCGCGTATAA